A window from Leptothermofonsia sichuanensis E412 encodes these proteins:
- a CDS encoding four-helix bundle copper-binding protein: protein MLLVHEEYQSSFDIAMHCAVSCEYCARACMGMPDMVKCVRVCLDCAEICRTAATYMVRGSYFIAHLARTCADICDACAEECERHEMKHCQKCAVICRQAAEEYRKIAGIGVAKV, encoded by the coding sequence ATGCTCTTAGTTCATGAGGAATATCAGTCCAGCTTTGATATTGCCATGCACTGTGCGGTGTCTTGTGAATATTGTGCGCGAGCCTGCATGGGAATGCCAGACATGGTGAAATGTGTACGAGTCTGCCTGGACTGTGCAGAAATTTGTCGGACGGCTGCCACCTATATGGTGCGAGGCTCGTATTTTATTGCTCACCTTGCCCGTACCTGTGCTGACATTTGTGATGCCTGCGCTGAAGAGTGCGAGCGGCACGAGATGAAGCATTGTCAAAAGTGTGCGGTGATCTGTCGGCAGGCGGCAGAGGAATACCGTAAGATTGCCGGTATTGGCGTTGCTAAAGTGTAA
- a CDS encoding bifunctional acetate--CoA ligase family protein/GNAT family N-acetyltransferase: MLEAMKSMTDKAYDVLRTEHQPLRAIFAPQSVAVIGATDRIGSVGRTVMWNLVSNSFGGTVFPVNPKRHSVLGIKTYPTIGSVPEPVDLAIIVVPAAGVPDVISECVDAGVKGAIIISAGFKEAGETGAALERQILERARQGNLRMVGPNCLGVMNPVTGLNATFAGAMARPGNVGFISQSGALCTAILDWSLRENVGFSAFVSVGSMLDVGWGDLIDYLGNDPHTHSIVIYMESITHARSFLSAAREVALTKPIIVIKAGRTDAAAKAATSHTGALAGSDAVLNAAFHRCGVLRVNDISDLFDMAEVLAKQPRPKGARLAILTNAGGPGVLATDALITAGGELAELSQDTIAALNQFLPPHWSHGNPIDILGDADPQRYAKALEVAVQDPNSDGLLVILTPQAMTDPTQTAEQLKSYVETTSESRHAVLPQHKPILASWMGGGSIAADEAILNRAGIPTYPYPDAAARVFGYMWRYSYNLRGIYETPILDGHSEIEPPDRAFVETILQTARQSGRTLLTEVESKQILEAYGIPVVCTRVAQSEEEAAHYADEIGYPVVLKLLSQTITHKSDIGGVQLNLMDADAVRKAYRSIEAAVATLAEAASPSPNAFLGVTVQPMIKLDGYELIVGSSLDHQFGPVVLFGSGGQLVEVYEDRAIALPPLNTTLARRMMEQTRIYRALKGVRGRQPVDLPALEQLLVRFSQLVVEQRWIKEIDINPLLVRSQDPGASNGWIREANRSDLEASHPITPHPTPPLLALDARIVLHGLDVRQEQLPKLAIRPYPTQYVSGWTLRDNSPVTIRPIRPEDEPLMIQFHKTLSEQSVYFRYFHLMKLSQRTAHDRLTRICFIDYDREMALVADYKSPETGLHEILAVARLSKLHGTNEAEFALLVSDRYQCQGLGTKLLQQLLQAGQDEHLIRISAEILAENRAMQRVCEKLGFRLQPAADASVVRAEIDLSA; encoded by the coding sequence ATGCTGGAAGCTATGAAGTCAATGACAGACAAGGCTTACGATGTCTTACGGACTGAGCATCAACCGCTGAGAGCCATTTTTGCCCCCCAAAGTGTCGCTGTGATTGGTGCTACGGATCGAATTGGCAGCGTAGGACGAACAGTGATGTGGAATCTGGTGAGTAACTCCTTTGGTGGAACCGTCTTTCCGGTCAACCCAAAGCGCCATAGTGTCCTTGGCATCAAGACTTACCCGACCATAGGGAGCGTTCCAGAACCCGTTGATTTAGCCATTATTGTGGTGCCCGCCGCGGGGGTGCCTGATGTAATCAGTGAATGCGTCGATGCAGGGGTCAAAGGTGCCATTATTATCTCGGCTGGATTCAAGGAAGCTGGAGAAACCGGGGCAGCCCTTGAGCGGCAAATTTTAGAACGGGCACGTCAGGGTAATTTGCGCATGGTTGGACCCAACTGTCTGGGCGTGATGAATCCAGTCACTGGGCTAAATGCCACCTTTGCCGGGGCTATGGCACGTCCGGGTAATGTGGGGTTTATCAGTCAGAGTGGAGCGCTGTGTACGGCAATCCTGGATTGGAGCCTGCGTGAAAATGTGGGCTTCAGCGCATTTGTATCGGTGGGGTCCATGCTCGATGTGGGCTGGGGTGACTTAATTGACTATTTGGGAAACGATCCCCATACCCACAGCATTGTGATTTACATGGAGTCGATCACCCATGCCCGTTCATTTCTATCAGCGGCGCGGGAAGTAGCTCTCACCAAACCCATTATTGTGATCAAAGCCGGTCGTACAGATGCTGCAGCAAAGGCGGCAACCTCCCATACTGGAGCACTGGCTGGCAGTGATGCTGTCCTAAATGCCGCCTTTCATCGCTGTGGAGTTTTGCGTGTCAATGATATTTCTGACTTATTTGACATGGCAGAGGTCCTGGCAAAACAACCCCGCCCCAAAGGTGCGCGCTTAGCCATTTTGACCAATGCGGGTGGACCCGGTGTTCTGGCAACTGACGCGCTGATTACGGCGGGTGGCGAACTGGCAGAACTGTCCCAAGACACGATCGCAGCATTGAATCAATTTCTGCCTCCCCACTGGAGTCATGGTAACCCGATTGATATTCTGGGGGATGCAGACCCCCAGCGGTACGCCAAAGCCCTGGAAGTTGCCGTTCAGGATCCGAATAGCGATGGGTTGTTGGTGATTCTCACACCCCAGGCAATGACTGACCCGACCCAAACTGCTGAACAATTAAAATCCTATGTCGAAACTACATCAGAGTCACGCCATGCCGTACTGCCCCAGCACAAACCCATCCTGGCAAGCTGGATGGGAGGAGGTAGCATTGCTGCCGATGAAGCCATTCTGAACCGGGCTGGCATTCCTACCTATCCCTATCCAGACGCCGCCGCGCGGGTATTCGGCTACATGTGGCGTTATAGCTATAACCTGCGGGGTATTTACGAAACGCCAATCCTGGATGGCCATTCAGAGATAGAACCCCCTGATCGTGCATTCGTTGAAACAATCCTTCAAACGGCTCGTCAATCTGGTCGAACGCTGCTGACCGAGGTAGAATCCAAACAAATTTTGGAGGCTTATGGCATCCCGGTAGTTTGTACCCGGGTTGCCCAGAGTGAAGAGGAAGCAGCCCACTATGCCGATGAAATTGGTTATCCGGTGGTGTTGAAACTGTTATCCCAAACGATTACCCACAAATCAGACATTGGGGGTGTGCAGTTGAACCTGATGGATGCGGATGCCGTCAGAAAAGCCTATCGCAGCATTGAAGCGGCAGTTGCCACGCTTGCTGAGGCTGCTTCCCCCTCCCCCAACGCTTTTCTGGGTGTCACAGTCCAGCCCATGATCAAGCTGGATGGCTATGAACTGATCGTAGGCAGCAGTCTGGATCATCAGTTTGGACCCGTTGTGCTGTTTGGCTCCGGTGGCCAACTGGTAGAAGTTTATGAAGATCGGGCGATCGCCCTGCCCCCCTTAAATACCACGCTGGCACGCCGGATGATGGAACAAACCCGCATCTACCGGGCACTCAAAGGCGTGCGGGGACGACAGCCCGTTGATCTGCCAGCCTTAGAGCAATTGCTGGTCAGGTTCAGTCAACTTGTCGTGGAGCAGCGCTGGATCAAAGAAATTGACATTAATCCACTACTGGTTAGAAGCCAGGATCCTGGAGCCAGCAACGGATGGATCAGGGAAGCGAACCGTTCAGATCTGGAAGCTTCCCATCCCATCACCCCCCATCCTACGCCCCCACTTCTGGCTCTGGATGCGCGCATTGTTCTGCACGGGCTGGACGTTCGCCAGGAGCAACTACCCAAACTGGCAATTCGTCCCTATCCCACCCAGTACGTGTCCGGGTGGACCCTGAGGGATAACAGCCCGGTAACGATTCGTCCTATCCGACCGGAAGATGAACCCCTCATGATTCAGTTTCACAAAACGCTGTCTGAACAAAGTGTCTATTTCCGCTACTTTCATCTAATGAAGCTGAGTCAACGCACAGCCCACGATCGCCTGACCCGCATTTGTTTCATCGATTACGATCGCGAAATGGCACTGGTCGCTGACTACAAAAGCCCCGAAACTGGACTGCATGAAATTCTGGCGGTTGCCCGTCTCAGTAAATTGCATGGAACCAACGAAGCAGAATTTGCTCTGCTGGTTAGCGATCGCTACCAGTGCCAAGGATTAGGCACAAAGTTGCTGCAACAGTTACTCCAGGCTGGTCAAGACGAGCACCTGATCCGCATTAGTGCTGAAATTCTGGCTGAAAACCGTGCCATGCAGCGGGTTTGTGAAAAGCTGGGGTTTCGCCTGCAACCAGCAGCAGATGCCTCCGTGGTCAGGGCAGAGATTGATCTTTCTGCCTGA
- the hypA gene encoding hydrogenase maturation nickel metallochaperone HypA, with protein MHEVGMMQSILDSAVERAIQEGAHHINGVHMRVGAASGVVPDSLEFAFEVAKKGTIAENAWLQTELVPVVCYCANCDLEFQPVDLLYECPQCHQPNCELRQGKEFELAFLDVS; from the coding sequence ATGCACGAAGTTGGGATGATGCAAAGCATTTTAGATAGTGCTGTAGAGCGGGCTATCCAGGAAGGTGCCCACCATATTAATGGAGTGCATATGCGTGTGGGGGCGGCTTCTGGAGTGGTGCCAGATTCCCTGGAGTTTGCGTTTGAAGTTGCCAAAAAAGGGACAATTGCAGAGAATGCCTGGCTCCAGACGGAGCTTGTACCTGTGGTTTGTTACTGTGCCAATTGCGACCTGGAATTTCAACCCGTCGATTTGCTGTATGAATGTCCGCAATGCCACCAGCCCAATTGTGAATTACGCCAGGGTAAAGAATTTGAACTGGCTTTTCTAGATGTGTCGTGA
- a CDS encoding hydrogenase maturation protease, whose product MDCHLAACLKSLRRSILVIGYGNPLRSDDGIGPQVAREVAGWGMPDVEAIAVHQLTPELAESLASVNLVIFIDAYPATLEQDLQVCALEPAESGTPSGHWCAPQVLLAITQALYANCPQGWWVMVPGVNFDLGEGLSPVATQGVATALQEIKYLMHSARTEPCTKLG is encoded by the coding sequence ATGGATTGCCACTTAGCTGCCTGCCTCAAAAGCCTGCGCCGATCGATTCTGGTCATTGGTTATGGGAATCCCCTCCGCAGTGACGATGGGATAGGCCCGCAGGTTGCCAGGGAAGTGGCAGGTTGGGGGATGCCAGATGTAGAGGCGATCGCCGTTCACCAGCTCACCCCTGAACTGGCTGAATCGCTGGCGAGTGTTAACCTGGTTATTTTTATCGATGCCTATCCGGCCACCCTGGAACAGGACCTTCAAGTATGTGCCCTGGAGCCTGCTGAATCTGGAACTCCATCCGGTCACTGGTGCGCACCGCAGGTTTTACTGGCAATCACCCAGGCTCTCTATGCCAACTGTCCCCAGGGGTGGTGGGTCATGGTACCTGGAGTGAATTTTGACCTGGGAGAGGGGCTTTCGCCCGTTGCAACTCAGGGGGTTGCAACCGCCCTGCAGGAAATTAAATATTTGATGCATTCAGCGAGGACAGAACCATGCACGAAGTTGGGATGA
- a CDS encoding pyridoxal-phosphate-dependent aminotransferase family protein: MDDKLMLMIPGPTPVPEQVLLAMAKHPIGHRSGDFSTLMEEVTQDLKWLHQTQNDLLILTASGTGAMEAGIINFLSPGDRVLVGSNGKFGDRWAQVCKAYGVQTEVISAEWGHALDPEQFRTSLEADREKLIKAVIVTHSETSTGVLNDLETINRYVKAHGEALIIVDTVTSLGAYNVPVDEWGLDVVASGSQKGYMIPPGLGFVAVSPKAWKAYETAKLPRFYLDLGKYKKDAAKNTTPFTPPVNLFFALQAALRMMKAEGLESIFARHLRLTQATRAAIKALGLPLFAADDAASTAITAVAPEQVQAEQIRSVMKKRFDIALAGGQDHLKGKIFRIGHLGFVSDRDILSAIAALEATLQELGYENFTPGSGVTAAAKVIANS; encoded by the coding sequence ATGGACGATAAGCTGATGCTGATGATTCCTGGTCCAACGCCTGTACCAGAGCAGGTTTTGCTGGCAATGGCAAAGCACCCGATAGGCCACCGGAGTGGTGATTTCTCAACTCTGATGGAAGAGGTGACCCAAGACCTGAAATGGCTTCACCAGACTCAAAATGATTTACTGATCCTGACTGCCAGTGGTACGGGTGCTATGGAGGCTGGCATCATCAACTTTCTCAGTCCTGGCGATCGCGTTCTGGTGGGGAGCAACGGGAAGTTTGGCGATCGCTGGGCGCAGGTCTGCAAAGCCTACGGAGTTCAGACCGAGGTGATTTCGGCAGAGTGGGGACACGCCCTCGATCCGGAACAATTCCGTACCAGCCTGGAGGCGGATAGGGAAAAGTTGATTAAAGCCGTTATTGTCACCCATAGCGAGACTTCAACTGGCGTCTTAAACGACCTGGAGACAATTAATCGATATGTTAAAGCGCATGGTGAAGCGCTGATTATAGTTGATACGGTGACCAGTCTGGGGGCTTACAATGTACCCGTTGATGAGTGGGGATTGGATGTCGTTGCTTCTGGCTCTCAAAAAGGCTATATGATTCCTCCAGGACTGGGCTTTGTAGCTGTCAGTCCCAAAGCCTGGAAGGCTTATGAAACCGCGAAACTGCCCCGGTTCTATCTGGATCTGGGCAAGTATAAAAAGGACGCCGCCAAAAACACCACACCATTTACCCCACCTGTCAACCTGTTTTTTGCTCTGCAAGCTGCTCTGCGTATGATGAAAGCTGAGGGATTGGAGAGCATTTTTGCCCGGCATCTACGCCTGACCCAGGCTACTCGCGCTGCCATTAAAGCCCTGGGATTACCGTTGTTTGCTGCTGACGACGCTGCCAGCACGGCAATTACTGCCGTTGCTCCAGAGCAGGTCCAGGCTGAACAGATCCGCTCGGTCATGAAAAAACGGTTTGACATTGCCCTGGCAGGGGGACAGGACCATCTCAAGGGCAAGATTTTTCGGATTGGACACCTGGGGTTTGTCAGCGATCGCGATATTCTCTCTGCGATCGCAGCTCTGGAAGCTACCCTGCAAGAATTAGGCTACGAAAACTTTACCCCAGGATCTGGGGTGACTGCCGCCGCAAAGGTGATTGCCAATTCCTAG
- a CDS encoding coiled-coil domain-containing protein, giving the protein MSEPNILHDPRSVENGSYSDEGIAVDVAIAPQTDEQLDLSCDFPLPLNLDRCDPEMQAIIQDLKQQAAREIKRQRQLWESEQGNLLAELVQARSLSHSQVERIRHLEQALDQSQACLKELRHQMIDQQFLETQLASTEEIANIQQQAIVRLKRQLAEQQEALDSQKTDSQERDRTLQELLIMMETLTQTQQTELGNLHSQLARDRAEGQIYQQSLEKQLADYQHGFRVQQQRVLELEAEALAARVRVGELEIQLGRAEAQVESLTQTLAERQSSLELLTTELNQARRHLENQPTLIVDPPQSTHNSRQAKGKVALEGTLAIVQAKVEELEAEIARQQTTQAMLQQACQELEEDRERQLSRACELERQTHEMQEQILRQAQQASEYETAVQHWKDRYVNTQNRVQRLKELLEYLLPNPPAELTELLAVMQASTGGIPEPASPAHLTSVSPAHARVDLPEFLMRRRSYKNRRS; this is encoded by the coding sequence GTGTCTGAGCCGAACATCCTTCATGATCCCCGCTCGGTAGAGAATGGCAGTTACTCTGACGAAGGGATTGCTGTGGATGTAGCGATCGCTCCCCAGACGGATGAACAACTGGACCTTAGCTGCGATTTTCCGTTGCCACTCAATCTGGATCGGTGTGATCCCGAAATGCAGGCAATCATTCAGGACTTAAAACAGCAGGCTGCCAGAGAAATTAAACGCCAGCGTCAGTTGTGGGAAAGCGAGCAGGGTAACTTGCTGGCAGAGTTAGTGCAGGCACGGTCCCTGTCCCACAGTCAGGTTGAGCGGATCCGACACCTGGAGCAGGCACTGGATCAGTCCCAGGCGTGCCTTAAGGAACTGCGGCATCAGATGATTGACCAGCAATTTCTGGAGACGCAACTGGCTTCTACAGAGGAAATTGCGAATATTCAGCAGCAGGCAATTGTGCGCCTCAAACGGCAACTGGCAGAACAGCAAGAAGCCCTGGATTCCCAGAAAACAGATAGCCAGGAGCGCGATCGCACCCTGCAAGAACTGCTGATCATGATGGAAACTCTGACCCAGACGCAGCAGACAGAATTGGGAAATCTGCACAGCCAGTTGGCCCGCGATCGCGCCGAAGGACAAATTTATCAGCAGTCTTTAGAAAAACAACTGGCAGACTATCAACATGGATTCCGTGTTCAGCAGCAGCGCGTTTTAGAGTTAGAGGCAGAGGCCCTGGCGGCCAGGGTGCGGGTCGGTGAACTGGAAATTCAGCTAGGGCGGGCAGAGGCCCAGGTAGAAAGCCTGACCCAAACTCTGGCGGAGCGTCAGTCCAGCCTGGAACTACTCACCACTGAACTGAACCAGGCACGCCGGCATCTGGAAAATCAACCCACCCTGATTGTGGATCCCCCCCAATCTACCCACAATTCCCGTCAGGCAAAAGGAAAAGTTGCCCTGGAGGGCACGCTGGCGATCGTGCAGGCAAAGGTTGAAGAACTGGAAGCCGAAATTGCCCGACAACAGACCACTCAAGCAATGCTTCAGCAGGCCTGTCAGGAACTGGAAGAAGACCGGGAGCGGCAGTTGTCTCGCGCCTGTGAGTTGGAACGTCAGACCCATGAAATGCAGGAGCAGATTTTACGGCAGGCGCAACAGGCCAGTGAATATGAAACGGCTGTTCAGCACTGGAAAGATCGCTATGTCAATACCCAGAACCGGGTACAGCGCCTCAAAGAACTGCTGGAATACCTGTTGCCCAATCCCCCTGCCGAGCTTACCGAGTTACTGGCTGTCATGCAGGCATCCACAGGTGGCATTCCTGAACCTGCCAGCCCCGCTCACCTTACCTCTGTCAGCCCTGCCCACGCCAGGGTCGATTTACCAGAGTTCTTGATGCGGCGGCGTAGTTATAAGAACAGACGATCATAG
- a CDS encoding DUF5340 domain-containing protein: MEPIPLPSHIHYELLLQLLERQTMFTANSTPAVQEQVHQLIITLRKALAQQKHLEESCQRYKLPVEYRWSLNDLKLGQPVAVESPTSTAASFPQENAS, encoded by the coding sequence ATGGAACCCATTCCCCTCCCGTCTCACATTCATTACGAATTGCTGCTGCAACTGCTGGAGCGCCAGACAATGTTCACTGCCAATTCAACACCTGCTGTCCAGGAACAGGTGCATCAACTCATTATTACACTGCGCAAGGCACTGGCTCAGCAAAAGCATCTGGAAGAAAGCTGCCAGCGCTATAAGCTGCCGGTGGAATATCGCTGGTCTTTGAACGATCTCAAGTTAGGTCAGCCTGTTGCAGTGGAGTCTCCCACTTCAACCGCGGCCAGTTTCCCACAAGAGAATGCTTCTTAA
- the trpC gene encoding indole-3-glycerol phosphate synthase TrpC, which produces MKIRRRPPNPVIAVEDMRYQVKVPGGDPQHILEEIVWYKEGEVERMRQLQPLVELQKKLQKLPPPHNFLEALKQGKTQPAVIAEVKKASPSKGVIRADFDPVAIAQAYERGGATCLSVLTDQKFFQGSFDNLSKIRSVTDLPLLCKDFILYPYQMYLARANGADAVLLIAAILPDKDLQYFLKIARTLGLTALIEVHTLEELDRVLALEEVRLIGINNRNLHDFSVSLQTTCDLLAQRREHLQARDILVVSESGLHTSADLSLVANAGANAVLIGESLMRQSDPAEALAQLFVAPTPSS; this is translated from the coding sequence ATGAAGATCCGTCGTCGTCCGCCAAATCCAGTGATTGCTGTTGAAGACATGCGCTACCAGGTAAAAGTGCCTGGTGGCGATCCCCAGCATATTTTGGAGGAAATCGTCTGGTACAAGGAAGGAGAAGTTGAACGGATGCGGCAGTTGCAGCCGCTGGTTGAACTTCAGAAGAAGTTACAGAAACTCCCGCCGCCCCATAACTTTTTAGAGGCACTCAAACAGGGTAAAACCCAGCCTGCGGTGATTGCAGAGGTGAAAAAAGCATCTCCCAGCAAAGGGGTGATTCGGGCGGATTTTGATCCGGTGGCGATCGCCCAGGCCTATGAACGAGGGGGGGCAACCTGTCTTTCCGTTTTGACCGATCAAAAATTTTTTCAAGGTAGCTTTGACAATCTCTCTAAAATTCGCTCAGTCACGGATTTACCCCTGCTCTGTAAGGACTTTATCCTCTACCCTTATCAGATGTACCTGGCACGGGCAAACGGGGCAGATGCTGTCTTACTGATCGCAGCCATTCTGCCAGATAAGGATCTGCAATATTTTCTGAAAATTGCCAGGACGTTGGGATTGACCGCATTGATTGAAGTGCATACGCTGGAGGAGCTTGATCGAGTGCTTGCCCTGGAAGAGGTTCGTCTGATTGGGATTAATAACCGCAACCTGCATGATTTTTCAGTCAGCTTACAGACGACCTGTGACCTGCTGGCACAACGACGAGAGCACCTGCAAGCACGGGATATTCTGGTCGTCAGTGAATCAGGATTACACACGTCCGCTGATTTGAGCCTGGTGGCAAATGCGGGAGCCAATGCTGTTCTGATTGGAGAATCCCTGATGCGGCAATCCGATCCTGCCGAAGCCCTGGCTCAACTATTTGTAGCACCCACCCCATCTTCCTGA
- the lpdA gene encoding dihydrolipoyl dehydrogenase produces the protein MSQSFDYDLVIVGAGVGGHGAALHAVSCGLKTAIVEAAEMGGTCVNRGCIPSKALLAASGKVRELQNAGHLKALGVQVEGVMFDRQAIADHANMIVTKQREGLIGSLKRIGVDTIHGRAKVAGIQKIVVTTPDGEKTITARDILLAPGSVPFVPPGVEIDHKTVFTSDDAVRLESLPPWIAIVGSGYIGLEFADVYSALGCEITLIEALDQLMPGFDPDIAKLAQRVLITPRDIETKVGMLAKKVTPGSPVVIELADAKTKETVEILEVDACLIATGRVPFTNDLGLDSVGAAVDRRGFIPIDDHLAVLAGGEPVPHLWAIGDATGKMMLAHAASAQGIVAVENICGRPRTVDYHSIPAAAFTHPEIGFVGMTETTAQEKGKAEGFEVASVRTYFKGNAKALAEGETEGIAKVIYRQDTGELLGVHIFGLHASDLIHEAASAIAQRQTVHDLAFLVHTHPTLSEVLDEAYKRAIGAH, from the coding sequence GTGAGTCAGTCATTCGATTACGATCTGGTCATTGTTGGAGCTGGTGTGGGCGGGCACGGAGCCGCTCTCCATGCCGTTAGTTGCGGCTTGAAGACTGCCATTGTGGAAGCAGCGGAGATGGGCGGCACCTGTGTTAACCGTGGCTGTATCCCCTCAAAAGCACTGCTGGCAGCTTCGGGCAAGGTGCGCGAGTTACAGAATGCGGGGCATCTGAAGGCGTTGGGTGTTCAGGTAGAGGGCGTGATGTTTGATCGACAGGCGATCGCCGACCATGCCAACATGATTGTCACCAAACAGCGGGAGGGGCTGATCGGCAGTCTGAAACGGATTGGGGTTGATACCATTCACGGGCGGGCAAAGGTTGCCGGGATTCAAAAAATTGTAGTTACCACACCAGATGGCGAAAAGACCATCACCGCCAGAGACATCCTGCTGGCTCCTGGTTCCGTGCCGTTTGTGCCCCCTGGGGTAGAAATTGATCACAAAACAGTGTTTACCAGTGATGACGCTGTGCGGCTGGAATCTCTGCCCCCCTGGATTGCGATCGTTGGCAGCGGTTACATCGGGCTGGAATTTGCCGATGTCTACTCAGCACTGGGGTGTGAAATTACCTTGATTGAAGCGCTTGACCAACTGATGCCAGGATTCGACCCTGATATAGCCAAGCTGGCCCAGCGGGTGTTGATCACTCCCCGTGACATTGAAACAAAGGTCGGAATGCTGGCTAAGAAGGTGACCCCAGGATCTCCAGTCGTGATTGAACTGGCAGACGCGAAAACGAAAGAAACGGTCGAAATCTTGGAAGTGGATGCCTGCCTGATTGCAACTGGACGAGTTCCCTTCACTAACGATCTGGGATTGGATTCAGTGGGTGCAGCGGTGGATCGGCGCGGCTTCATTCCCATTGATGATCATCTGGCGGTTTTGGCCGGAGGAGAACCCGTGCCCCATTTATGGGCGATTGGGGATGCCACCGGCAAGATGATGCTGGCGCACGCTGCCTCCGCCCAGGGGATTGTCGCGGTAGAAAACATTTGTGGACGCCCCCGGACTGTGGACTATCACAGCATTCCGGCAGCCGCCTTTACCCACCCTGAAATTGGCTTTGTGGGTATGACGGAAACGACTGCCCAGGAAAAAGGGAAAGCAGAAGGGTTTGAAGTGGCGTCTGTGCGCACCTATTTCAAGGGCAACGCCAAGGCGCTCGCGGAAGGAGAGACGGAAGGCATTGCTAAGGTGATTTATCGCCAGGACACTGGCGAACTACTTGGTGTTCATATCTTTGGGCTGCACGCCTCTGACCTGATCCACGAAGCCGCCAGTGCGATCGCCCAACGCCAGACGGTTCACGATCTGGCATTCCTTGTCCATACCCATCCGACCCTTTCAGAAGTGCTGGATGAAGCCTATAAACGGGCAATTGGAGCGCATTGA
- a CDS encoding DUF456 domain-containing protein, whose translation MANLVWLYWVLVAVMVFGVVGSVVPAIPGISLIVGAIAVWGLVKGFASVSVALTVAIVLLLLSVLIDFLATYLGARQAGASKWGQIGAIVGLVVGLLGLLPVLPIGGPILGVILGPLLGAMVGELLYRRNLVLATKAAVGIVVGSIVGNLIQGILAIASLVVFLTTTWPYST comes from the coding sequence ATGGCCAATCTTGTCTGGCTTTACTGGGTTCTGGTGGCTGTGATGGTCTTCGGAGTGGTGGGTTCTGTGGTGCCAGCCATTCCTGGGATCAGTCTGATTGTAGGGGCGATCGCGGTCTGGGGATTGGTCAAAGGCTTTGCCAGCGTCAGCGTGGCACTGACAGTTGCGATCGTACTCCTGCTGCTGAGTGTACTGATTGATTTTCTGGCAACCTACCTGGGTGCCAGACAGGCAGGTGCCAGTAAGTGGGGCCAGATTGGTGCCATCGTTGGTCTGGTGGTGGGTCTTTTAGGACTGCTGCCAGTTCTGCCCATTGGGGGTCCAATTCTGGGCGTTATCTTAGGTCCCCTCCTGGGGGCAATGGTGGGAGAATTGCTTTATCGCAGAAATCTGGTGCTGGCTACGAAGGCCGCCGTTGGAATTGTGGTGGGTTCCATTGTGGGAAACCTGATTCAGGGAATTTTGGCGATCGCCAGTCTGGTTGTTTTCCTGACCACCACCTGGCCCTATTCCACCTGA
- the rnhA gene encoding ribonuclease HI: MPAPTDESDQSLTLAERVELAEKRLAEALQQLEQERRRTEAMEAKLQELNIPLDFLPSTRSEIDVVSHKPNLQPSQPQPMQESSPSIQGIHIQRIYTDGACSGNPGPGGWGVVIYCTDGSVHELGGSAPRTTNNRMEMEAAIHALSFFKATEQPEPIELYTDSEYVLKGITEWIRGWKRKGWKNSKGKPVENQDLWQRLDLLNSPAVRWVHVRGHSGDEGNERCDEIARGFSLGTPPELRQCRALYGFGVDC; this comes from the coding sequence ATGCCAGCACCAACAGATGAATCAGATCAATCGCTGACCTTAGCAGAGCGGGTAGAACTTGCAGAAAAACGGCTGGCTGAAGCCCTTCAGCAGTTGGAGCAGGAGCGGCGGCGGACGGAGGCAATGGAGGCAAAATTACAGGAATTAAACATTCCGCTGGATTTTTTGCCCTCAACCCGGTCTGAAATCGACGTGGTGAGCCATAAGCCCAACCTCCAACCGTCCCAGCCCCAACCTATGCAGGAAAGCTCCCCCTCGATTCAGGGTATTCATATTCAGCGTATCTATACAGACGGTGCCTGTTCTGGCAATCCTGGCCCCGGTGGATGGGGAGTTGTGATCTATTGTACGGATGGTTCTGTGCATGAACTGGGTGGATCTGCTCCCAGGACAACCAACAATCGGATGGAGATGGAGGCGGCTATCCATGCGCTCAGTTTTTTCAAGGCGACTGAGCAACCGGAGCCAATCGAGCTTTATACCGACAGCGAATACGTCTTGAAGGGAATTACTGAATGGATCAGGGGTTGGAAACGGAAGGGATGGAAGAATTCCAAAGGAAAGCCCGTTGAAAATCAAGACCTCTGGCAACGGTTAGATTTGCTCAATTCTCCAGCCGTCAGGTGGGTGCATGTGCGCGGCCATTCAGGGGATGAAGGCAACGAACGCTGTGATGAAATTGCCCGCGGGTTTTCGCTGGGCACTCCACCTGAACTCCGGCAGTGTCGTGCCCTCTATGGCTTTGGGGTAGATTGCTGA